The following proteins come from a genomic window of Anaerobutyricum hallii:
- a CDS encoding fibronectin type III domain-containing protein, which yields MFNLNGHDWIPANGITCSSSEIQLSDIGKKKVIAQTVPANSDDKIVSVYDHLTGKTWDWYNSNTVDYDGIPSTATAPGRHAWITFKTTNGKTFTTYVISPAEKLKKPRVATGYNSAKFWVDYPNKLQTSVRIQVLKKGKWTTAKTLGYFSCGNSNPVTIKGLKPLTNYKFRVQAYANGMIGTPSDIVTMKTGSKKKPAIKSIKIVQRKKVTVKGWWRKHWIGGRISRYEWVPPYTYTKYKVKVTLKKKVPKIGGMWVAGNWVKGSKKSYTVWVPNGAQKGKKLTIRISTALGKGYGNGPEVKKVIRAK from the coding sequence ATGTTTAATTTAAACGGTCATGATTGGATCCCTGCGAATGGAATTACCTGTTCATCAAGTGAGATTCAGCTTTCCGACATAGGGAAGAAAAAGGTGATCGCACAGACCGTACCAGCGAATTCCGATGATAAGATTGTTTCAGTATATGACCATCTTACCGGAAAGACATGGGACTGGTATAATTCAAATACAGTTGATTATGATGGAATTCCATCTACTGCTACTGCACCAGGCAGACATGCATGGATCACCTTTAAGACAACAAACGGAAAGACATTTACAACTTACGTGATCAGTCCGGCAGAGAAATTGAAAAAGCCACGTGTGGCTACCGGTTATAATTCAGCAAAGTTCTGGGTGGATTATCCAAATAAGCTGCAGACTTCTGTAAGGATTCAGGTTTTAAAGAAGGGTAAATGGACGACAGCAAAGACGTTAGGATACTTCTCTTGTGGTAACAGTAATCCGGTGACGATCAAAGGATTAAAACCTCTGACGAATTACAAGTTCCGCGTACAGGCTTATGCAAATGGTATGATAGGAACGCCATCCGATATCGTAACGATGAAGACTGGTTCTAAGAAGAAACCGGCTATCAAGTCCATCAAAATCGTACAGAGGAAAAAGGTAACGGTTAAGGGCTGGTGGCGCAAGCACTGGATTGGTGGACGCATTTCACGTTATGAATGGGTACCACCGTATACCTATACGAAGTATAAAGTAAAAGTAACCTTAAAGAAAAAAGTACCGAAAATTGGCGGTATGTGGGTTGCTGGTAACTGGGTAAAAGGAAGTAAAAAGAGTTATACCGTATGGGTTCCTAACGGAGCACAGAAAGGGAAAAAGCTGACGATCAGAATCAGTACAGCATTAGGTAAAGGATATGGTAATGGTCCGGAAGTGAAAAAAGTAATAAGAGCAAAGTAA
- a CDS encoding response regulator transcription factor, with amino-acid sequence MKKVLIVEDQRMPRENMERILLDSGKYALSASVNGADVALAVCRREKIDLILMDVCTAGNKDGIEAAAEIKAEFPDIKIIIVTSMVEVGYLKRAKEAKVDSFWYKDISPENLIDVIEQTMAGEHIFPDKTPSVKLGLADSSELTAKEIEVLRFVCEGLEYSEIAERMHISQRTVKFHVSNILAKTGYANKTRLAIAVTNKNFIIPSSPEKNPPSL; translated from the coding sequence ATGAAAAAGGTATTGATCGTAGAGGATCAGAGGATGCCTCGAGAAAATATGGAAAGAATACTTTTAGATAGTGGGAAATACGCACTTTCCGCCAGTGTAAATGGAGCAGATGTTGCGCTTGCTGTATGCAGACGGGAGAAAATCGACCTAATTTTGATGGACGTATGTACAGCCGGGAATAAAGATGGTATAGAAGCAGCGGCAGAAATTAAAGCAGAATTTCCGGATATAAAAATAATTATCGTCACTTCCATGGTTGAAGTCGGCTATTTAAAAAGAGCAAAGGAAGCGAAAGTTGACAGCTTCTGGTATAAAGATATCAGCCCGGAGAACCTCATTGATGTCATAGAACAAACAATGGCAGGAGAACACATTTTCCCGGATAAAACACCGAGTGTAAAGCTGGGGCTTGCGGACAGTTCAGAACTTACCGCCAAAGAAATCGAGGTGCTGCGCTTCGTCTGCGAAGGACTGGAATATAGTGAAATCGCCGAACGAATGCATATATCCCAGAGAACAGTAAAGTTTCATGTATCCAATATTTTAGCCAAAACCGGCTATGCCAATAAAACACGACTTGCAATCGCAGTCACCAATAAAAACTTTATCATTCCAAGCAGTCCAGAAAAAAATCCCCCTTCTTTGTGA
- a CDS encoding ATP-binding protein, which translates to MQTFYLSYKVMQTLLMTAVLLSLIVTLFLLLMFHDMRIDKKKWHWNILAFLFLFFLLNHLAYSFGQIDKGGNYYEVLPVPIWVIWCIVGIIDFLLIWEGIRLRRITKEQVGRNSIQEAMNLLPIGICYFNSNGAVKLANTQMYRLFRVLAHKDLQKLSELRDALYTSTQNGVTRLTDKKEMYLFPDGKAWDYQENEVKDSDGNVYTEAVFMDITKQYHEKINLTKQTEKLKKISKELRYLSDNVLILTREREVLAAKTKLHDQMGAGLTAIRQSLMQESADYSDAVRLLRQAVNAIWNDNQYPLDEGEFERFLQDAKTLGVKIECLGSLPKNEEYANIYILAMRECLTNGVCHAGATELSIAMQENKDFYRIRITNNGVAPEKEVVPKGGLYNLSRHIFDYSGEMHIQSMPYFALTITFQKERESKEEE; encoded by the coding sequence ATGCAGACATTCTATCTTTCATATAAGGTAATGCAGACGCTGTTAATGACAGCGGTGCTGCTCAGTTTGATCGTTACCTTATTTTTGCTTCTTATGTTTCATGATATGCGGATAGATAAAAAGAAGTGGCATTGGAATATTCTTGCATTTTTATTCTTGTTTTTCCTGTTGAATCATCTGGCGTATTCATTTGGGCAGATAGATAAGGGAGGAAACTATTATGAAGTGTTGCCTGTTCCAATCTGGGTAATCTGGTGCATTGTCGGCATTATTGATTTTTTACTTATCTGGGAAGGTATCCGGCTGAGAAGGATAACAAAGGAGCAAGTGGGACGGAATTCGATCCAAGAAGCGATGAATCTCCTTCCGATAGGCATTTGCTATTTTAATTCCAATGGTGCAGTGAAGCTTGCCAATACACAGATGTATCGGCTTTTCCGGGTTCTTGCGCATAAAGATTTGCAGAAACTCAGCGAATTGCGGGATGCTCTTTATACGAGTACGCAAAATGGTGTGACCAGACTCACGGATAAAAAAGAGATGTACCTTTTTCCTGATGGAAAGGCGTGGGATTACCAGGAAAATGAAGTAAAAGATAGCGATGGAAATGTGTATACAGAAGCTGTTTTTATGGATATTACAAAGCAATATCATGAAAAAATAAATTTGACAAAGCAGACGGAAAAGTTAAAAAAAATCTCAAAAGAACTCCGCTATCTTTCGGACAATGTACTGATCTTGACAAGGGAAAGAGAAGTGCTTGCCGCGAAGACAAAGCTGCATGATCAGATGGGAGCGGGACTGACGGCTATCCGGCAGAGCTTAATGCAGGAGAGTGCAGATTACAGCGATGCGGTCAGATTACTCCGTCAGGCGGTAAATGCAATCTGGAACGATAATCAGTACCCATTGGATGAAGGAGAATTTGAAAGATTTCTGCAGGATGCGAAAACGCTTGGCGTAAAGATAGAGTGCCTTGGTTCTTTGCCAAAGAACGAAGAGTACGCCAATATATATATACTTGCTATGAGAGAGTGCCTGACGAATGGCGTCTGTCACGCCGGTGCGACCGAACTTTCTATCGCAATGCAGGAAAATAAAGACTTTTATCGTATTCGTATTACAAATAATGGGGTGGCGCCGGAAAAAGAAGTTGTTCCCAAAGGAGGACTATATAACCTTTCCCGGCATATATTTGATTATAGTGGGGAAATGCATATACAATCCATGCCGTATTTTGCATTGACAATAACATTTCAAAAGGAGAGGGAGAGTAAGGAGGAAGAATGA
- a CDS encoding histidine kinase N-terminal 7TM domain-containing protein: MIYIGLYIGWGISIHKRVVQKAAKNTLIFISGLMIFWFVVRSIKYFFAMDVNVERYLWYSYYLPMLFIPQAAVQTAVLLGQPEEYILPKWLKFLYVPTTLCFLLVLSNDFHQCVFSFAAGEVWTDKGYSYAWGYYTVLLWEVVCAVAAFALMVYKCRLSQRKKYLPVIGIGISILYAIIYASGAEWMQVIGGDITAALCLLFVCIFESCIYCGLIQTNTGYEELFEVCTMGAQITDRNYRVRYTSANAMELSKAVMREAEKGEVVVDKKTLIQNRPIQGGHILWQEDIEYIIMLLERMEENRKTIEESNCLEQENYQTKAKINMLREKNRLYDKLQTQTAGQIGLLNELLSRYEVEEDLVKSRRLLAKISVIGTYIKRYGNLIFIGERAEISDVAELGACLEESFSSLKLMGIECALTAPAGERIYVRDAVRIYSFFESIVEASVDSIQFMWVKIRPCGEELIVCMEVESEANLSSFFDKTEKGECEEGVWKFTFTVKKAGEK; encoded by the coding sequence TTGATATATATTGGATTATATATTGGGTGGGGAATCAGTATTCATAAGCGGGTCGTTCAAAAAGCGGCGAAAAATACACTGATTTTTATATCGGGGTTAATGATTTTCTGGTTTGTTGTACGCAGTATAAAGTATTTTTTTGCGATGGATGTAAATGTAGAGCGTTATTTATGGTACAGCTATTACCTGCCGATGCTGTTTATTCCGCAGGCGGCGGTACAGACAGCAGTTCTGCTTGGGCAGCCGGAAGAGTACATTTTGCCGAAGTGGTTAAAGTTTTTATATGTTCCTACAACGCTCTGTTTTTTATTGGTATTGTCAAATGATTTTCATCAGTGTGTGTTTTCTTTTGCGGCAGGAGAGGTATGGACGGATAAAGGCTACAGCTATGCGTGGGGATATTATACTGTGCTGTTGTGGGAAGTTGTCTGCGCGGTGGCTGCGTTTGCTTTAATGGTTTATAAGTGCCGGCTGTCTCAGAGAAAGAAGTATTTGCCGGTGATTGGAATCGGTATTTCTATTCTTTATGCGATTATTTATGCAAGCGGTGCAGAGTGGATGCAGGTTATTGGTGGAGATATTACAGCGGCGTTATGCCTGCTGTTTGTATGTATATTTGAGAGCTGTATTTACTGTGGGCTGATTCAGACGAATACGGGGTATGAAGAACTATTTGAAGTATGTACGATGGGAGCGCAGATTACGGATCGAAATTATCGTGTCCGGTATACTTCTGCTAATGCAATGGAGCTTTCGAAAGCGGTGATGAGGGAAGCGGAGAAGGGAGAAGTTGTTGTTGATAAGAAGACGCTGATCCAAAACAGACCGATTCAGGGTGGACATATTTTATGGCAGGAAGATATTGAATATATTATTATGCTGCTTGAAAGAATGGAAGAGAACAGGAAAACAATAGAGGAGAGTAATTGTCTGGAACAGGAGAATTATCAGACAAAGGCAAAGATTAATATGCTACGGGAAAAGAATCGTTTATATGATAAGTTACAGACGCAGACTGCCGGACAGATCGGGCTGTTAAATGAGCTGCTTAGCCGATACGAAGTGGAGGAAGATCTGGTAAAGAGCCGCAGGCTGCTTGCGAAGATCAGTGTGATCGGAACATACATAAAAAGATATGGAAATTTGATTTTTATTGGAGAAAGAGCAGAGATATCCGATGTTGCGGAACTTGGAGCCTGTCTGGAAGAGTCTTTTAGCAGTTTGAAGTTAATGGGGATAGAATGTGCCCTGACTGCTCCTGCGGGCGAGCGCATTTATGTGCGGGATGCGGTTCGTATTTATAGCTTTTTTGAATCAATAGTAGAAGCCAGCGTGGATTCTATTCAGTTTATGTGGGTGAAGATTCGTCCTTGTGGAGAAGAACTGATTGTTTGTATGGAAGTAGAAAGTGAAGCGAATCTGAGCTCATTTTTTGACAAGACAGAGAAAGGCGAGTGTGAAGAAGGTGTATGGAAATTTACATTTACTGTGAAAAAGGCAGGTGAAAAGTAA
- a CDS encoding restriction endonuclease, producing the protein MRYFDIKKWLWLAGVLYTFLQGYTFYTRREGEAAVGCALLCAICIYQFIRRLCTLYYLHMTMKRIDKLSGRAFERYLTIQFRHLGYRVKLTSYSHDYGADLVLRKWGKKTVVQAKRYERNVGIAAVQEVVGSIAYYKADNAMVVTNSNFTKSARNLAHRNEVELWGRKEIQKKFHIKE; encoded by the coding sequence ATGCGATATTTCGATATTAAAAAGTGGCTATGGTTAGCGGGTGTTCTATATACGTTTCTGCAAGGATATACATTTTATACAAGGAGAGAGGGAGAGGCGGCAGTCGGCTGTGCTTTACTCTGTGCTATTTGTATTTATCAGTTTATTAGACGTTTATGTACCTTGTATTATCTTCATATGACAATGAAAAGAATAGATAAGCTGAGTGGACGGGCATTTGAGCGGTATTTAACTATTCAGTTCCGGCATCTTGGATATCGTGTGAAACTCACAAGTTACAGTCATGATTACGGGGCAGATCTTGTTCTTCGTAAATGGGGAAAAAAGACGGTTGTTCAGGCAAAGCGTTATGAAAGGAATGTTGGGATTGCTGCCGTACAGGAAGTTGTCGGTTCTATTGCGTACTATAAGGCAGATAATGCCATGGTGGTTACAAATAGTAATTTTACGAAAAGTGCCAGAAATCTTGCCCACCGGAATGAAGTGGAATTGTGGGGAAGAAAGGAGATACAAAAAAAGTTCCATATAAAAGAATGA
- a CDS encoding ammonium transporter, with protein sequence MDMSVWYLLGAVLVFFMQCGFAMVETGFTRAKNAGNIIMKNLMDFCIGTVVFFVLGYGIMNSENYFFGLIGRPEYQMFTDFANFDWSNFFFQLVFCATAATIVSGAMAERTKFSTYCIYSAVISAIVYPIEAGWVWNSAGWLAKLGYVDFAGSSVIHMVGGIASVIGAAMLGPRIGKYTKGKDGKVVVNAFPGHSLTLGALGCFILWFAWYGFNGAAASDPTQLAQILGTTTIAPAVATFACMLFTWIRNGAPDVSMCLNASLAGLVGITAGCANVDAVGATIIGLVDGILVVIAVEFIDQKLKIDDPVGAVAVHGCNGLWGTVAVGLFDYNNGVFYGGGFHQLGVQVLGVVCIAAYTAVAMTIVFTILKHTIGLRVSAEEEIMGLDIAEHDLASAYADFLPISATTMGGVTTETIDVTDLRDKKLAPIIGGAKEAGGRYTKLTIMCKEDRFAILKDAMSQIGVTGMTVSHVMGCGTQKGKTGQYRGVKIDMNLLPQLQVDIVVSTVPPELVVEAAKKALYTGEYGDGKIFLYDVENVVRIRTNETGIAALDNDVAH encoded by the coding sequence ATGGATATGAGTGTTTGGTACCTTTTAGGTGCAGTATTAGTATTTTTTATGCAGTGTGGTTTTGCGATGGTGGAAACAGGATTCACCAGAGCGAAAAATGCCGGAAATATCATTATGAAGAATCTGATGGACTTCTGTATTGGAACGGTCGTATTCTTCGTTCTTGGTTACGGGATTATGAACAGTGAAAATTATTTCTTTGGACTGATCGGAAGACCGGAATATCAGATGTTCACAGACTTCGCAAACTTTGACTGGTCCAATTTCTTCTTCCAGTTAGTATTTTGTGCAACAGCCGCAACAATCGTTTCCGGAGCAATGGCAGAAAGAACAAAGTTCTCTACATATTGTATTTATTCCGCAGTTATCAGTGCAATCGTATACCCAATTGAAGCTGGATGGGTATGGAACAGTGCAGGATGGCTCGCAAAATTAGGCTATGTTGATTTTGCAGGTTCTTCTGTAATTCATATGGTTGGTGGTATTGCTTCTGTTATCGGTGCCGCAATGCTTGGACCTCGTATTGGTAAATATACAAAAGGAAAAGATGGAAAAGTTGTTGTAAATGCATTTCCGGGACATTCCCTTACACTTGGTGCACTTGGATGCTTTATCTTATGGTTTGCATGGTATGGATTCAACGGTGCAGCAGCATCGGATCCTACACAGTTAGCACAGATTCTTGGAACAACAACTATCGCACCGGCAGTAGCAACTTTTGCCTGTATGCTGTTTACATGGATCAGAAATGGAGCACCTGATGTTTCCATGTGTCTGAATGCTTCTTTAGCAGGTCTTGTAGGTATCACAGCCGGCTGTGCGAATGTAGATGCCGTTGGTGCAACAATTATCGGACTTGTTGATGGTATCCTTGTAGTAATAGCTGTAGAATTTATTGACCAGAAATTAAAAATTGATGACCCGGTAGGTGCCGTAGCCGTTCATGGATGTAATGGTCTTTGGGGTACAGTAGCAGTCGGACTTTTCGATTATAACAATGGTGTATTCTATGGTGGCGGATTCCACCAGCTTGGAGTACAGGTACTTGGTGTTGTATGTATCGCAGCATACACAGCAGTCGCAATGACAATCGTATTTACAATTCTTAAACATACAATAGGACTTCGTGTCAGTGCAGAAGAAGAAATCATGGGACTTGATATCGCAGAACATGATCTTGCATCAGCATACGCCGACTTCCTTCCAATTTCCGCAACAACAATGGGCGGTGTAACAACAGAAACAATCGATGTAACCGACTTAAGAGACAAAAAACTCGCTCCAATCATCGGCGGTGCAAAAGAAGCTGGCGGACGTTATACAAAACTTACAATTATGTGTAAAGAAGACCGTTTTGCCATTTTAAAAGATGCCATGAGCCAGATTGGTGTAACCGGTATGACAGTATCCCATGTAATGGGTTGTGGAACACAGAAAGGAAAAACTGGACAGTATCGTGGTGTTAAGATTGATATGAACCTTCTGCCACAGCTTCAGGTAGACATTGTCGTATCTACAGTACCACCGGAATTAGTTGTAGAAGCCGCAAAGAAAGCACTTTACACTGGCGAGTACGGCGATGGTAAGATCTTCCTTTATGATGTAGAAAATGTAGTAAGAATCCGAACAAATGAAACAGGAATCGCAGCCCTTGATAATGATGTAGCTCATTAG
- a CDS encoding RsmF rRNA methyltransferase first C-terminal domain-containing protein, with the protein MADLPQSFLDSMKEILEEDYEAFLAGFDGQRQYGLRVNTLKMNLEEFERIAPFHLKKVPWISNGYFYEAEDVPAKHPFYSAGLYYLQEPSAMTPASRLKVQPGERVLDLCAAPGGKATELGAALQGEGLLVANDINTARARALLRNLELFGISNSFVTNEPPHVLAERFPEFFHKIMVDAPCSGEGMFRKNPAVVDSWQEKGPEYFSKLQREIIVQAADMLLPGGMMFYSTCTFSPLENEKTITHLLKERPDMEVIPMEDYEGFAEGLTSYRGEVFDESCKLCRRIWPHKMSGEGHFMALLHKKNGTQQQVQQTVSQSSIWWEKCKGLNKEQKAAAEDFFSHVNIAYDEKRIDVRGDNLYYLPAPKYDGRGLHFLRNGLFMGEFKKKRFEPSQPFALALHAQDFDQVLDFPADDERLSRYLRGETLDVSDLIAGEKKRKGWQLVMVAGHPLGFGKLVNNNLKNKYPAGWRKNN; encoded by the coding sequence ATGGCAGATTTACCACAGTCTTTTCTTGATTCTATGAAGGAGATTTTAGAAGAAGATTATGAAGCGTTTCTTGCCGGATTTGACGGACAGAGACAGTATGGTCTGCGGGTGAATACTTTAAAGATGAACTTGGAGGAATTCGAAAGAATTGCTCCTTTTCATTTGAAAAAGGTTCCGTGGATTTCAAATGGATATTTTTATGAGGCAGAAGATGTACCGGCAAAGCACCCATTTTACAGTGCCGGACTTTATTATTTACAGGAACCGAGTGCGATGACTCCGGCATCAAGACTTAAGGTGCAGCCGGGCGAGCGGGTTCTTGATCTGTGTGCGGCACCGGGAGGGAAGGCAACGGAACTTGGAGCAGCCTTACAGGGAGAAGGCCTTCTGGTGGCAAATGATATTAATACAGCAAGAGCGAGAGCACTACTTCGTAATCTTGAGCTATTTGGTATTTCTAATAGCTTTGTGACGAATGAGCCACCGCATGTGCTTGCGGAGAGATTCCCGGAATTTTTTCACAAGATTATGGTGGATGCGCCTTGTTCTGGTGAAGGAATGTTTCGAAAGAATCCGGCGGTTGTGGATTCCTGGCAGGAAAAAGGACCGGAATATTTTTCAAAACTGCAGCGGGAAATCATTGTACAGGCGGCAGATATGCTGCTTCCAGGCGGCATGATGTTTTATTCTACCTGTACATTTTCACCATTGGAAAATGAAAAGACGATCACACATCTTTTAAAGGAACGCCCGGATATGGAAGTTATTCCGATGGAAGATTATGAAGGCTTTGCAGAAGGACTGACCTCCTACAGAGGAGAAGTTTTCGATGAAAGCTGTAAGCTTTGCCGCAGAATCTGGCCACATAAGATGTCCGGAGAGGGGCATTTTATGGCACTTCTTCATAAAAAGAACGGTACACAGCAGCAAGTACAACAGACAGTCTCGCAAAGTTCTATCTGGTGGGAAAAGTGCAAAGGCTTAAATAAAGAACAAAAAGCAGCCGCAGAAGACTTTTTCTCCCATGTAAATATCGCATATGATGAGAAGCGAATCGATGTGCGAGGAGATAATCTGTACTATCTTCCAGCACCAAAATACGATGGACGAGGATTACATTTCCTTAGAAATGGACTCTTCATGGGCGAATTTAAAAAGAAAAGATTTGAACCATCTCAGCCATTTGCCCTGGCACTCCACGCACAGGACTTTGATCAGGTACTTGACTTCCCGGCAGACGATGAACGCCTGTCACGTTATCTTCGCGGAGAAACCCTCGATGTAAGCGACTTGATCGCCGGCGAAAAGAAACGAAAAGGCTGGCAGCTAGTCATGGTGGCAGGACATCCATTAGGATTTGGAAAACTCGTAAACAATAATCTGAAAAATAAATATCCTGCGGGATGGAGAAAGAATAATTAA
- a CDS encoding CBS domain-containing protein, with amino-acid sequence MNISFYLIPKSEVTYIHQEDTVAQALRLIHKHGYQAVPVIDKEGHYVGTISEGDFLWNLIEEYHMDMEVMRKSHVESMRLRWDYKAVSIDADIAQLDKHILNQNFVPVVDGRNVFIGIITRKEIIKELLKQKNSNVIQKSPLVEQRADSAQQAGQAFH; translated from the coding sequence ATGAATATATCATTTTATCTGATTCCTAAAAGTGAAGTAACATACATACATCAGGAAGATACCGTAGCACAGGCATTACGCCTCATTCATAAGCATGGGTATCAGGCGGTTCCGGTTATTGATAAAGAAGGACATTATGTCGGAACGATTTCGGAAGGAGATTTTCTCTGGAATCTGATCGAAGAGTATCACATGGATATGGAAGTGATGAGAAAGTCTCATGTGGAGTCTATGCGTCTTCGCTGGGATTATAAAGCAGTAAGTATTGATGCAGATATCGCACAGTTAGATAAGCACATTCTTAATCAGAACTTTGTTCCGGTTGTGGACGGGCGTAACGTATTTATCGGGATCATTACGAGAAAAGAGATTATTAAGGAATTATTGAAGCAGAAGAACAGTAATGTGATTCAGAAGAGTCCACTGGTAGAACAGCGTGCGGACAGTGCGCAGCAGGCAGGACAGGCTTTTCATTAA